In the genome of Salana multivorans, the window CGCCGGCCAGCGCCATCCGGGCACCGATCCACATGACGACCGCGAGGAACAGGCCGGGCAGGAGCGCCTGCATGGCGTCGAGGAGCGACTGCACGCCGGCGACGGCGACACCGGCGTCCCGCACCTTGTGCGACTGGCGGCGGTAGCGGGCCGTGAAGACCTCCTCGCCGCCGATGCCGCGCAGGATGCGCAGGCCCGAGACGGTGTCCGAGCCGAGCGTGGTGAGCTTGCCGTTCTGCTCGCGCTGGGCGCCCTGGAGACGCTGCAGCGGGCGCACGATGAAGGCGAGGACGGCCGCGACGAGCGGGACGCCGAGGAGCACGCCGATGCCGAGCGCGACCGAGGAGCGCATGAGCAGGACCGCCACCACGAGGTAGGCGATGATGCTGCCGAGGAAGCGGCCGAGGAACGAGTAGATCTCGCCGATGCGCGGGCCGTCGGTGCTCACGGTGGCGAGCACCTCGCCGGTCGGGACCTCCCGGCGCAGGGCGTCGCCGGTCTCGGTCACGTGCCGGCCGACGACGCTGACCGTCCCGAGGCACGCGCGCAGCCACGCTGCGACGTCGACCTGGTGGGCGAGCATCCCGGTGAAGGCGCGGACGACCCAGATGGCGAGCATCGCGCCGCACCACAGGAGCAGCGTGCGGGACAGGCCGTTGGACAGGCCGGCGCCGACGACCTGGCCGAGGATCCACGGCGCGGCGGCCTGGGTCAGTGCGTTGACGATGCCGAGGGCGATCCCGGCGGCGACGAGCCAGCGCTGTTCGCGCGCGCGCCAGAGGAGGAAACGCGCGACCGAGCGGGTCGGTGCGGGGGAGGCTGGGAGACGGTAGAGGTCGAGCACGCGGGAGACGCTACGCGGCACCTCCGACATCGGGCCAGTCGTTTTCCGCGTGTCGATCGAATCGATTCGGGGCGTGTCGTTCCGCGGGTCTTGCGTTGGCAACGCCGAGGTCATCCGGCGGTCACGGGAGCCTTTTTCACGGCCCTGGTCGGGACCGCGGCGCGCGCGGCCGGCTGGTCGGCCGGGCCGGCCGGGGTGGGTCAGCCGATGACGGCGAGGAGCGCGGTCTCGGCCGCGGCCAGGTTCGCGTCGATCGTCGCCGCGTCGCTCGCGAGCATCGAGGCGAAGGTCGCGGCGGGGTCGGCGACCTCGACGCCGGGGTTCGCGTCGCGCACGGCCTGGTCGAAGGCCGTTTGCTGGTCGGTGAGCGTGGTCTCGAGGTCGCCGCGCGCGCTCTCGACGGCGTCGCGGTCACCCGAGCGCAGCGCGTCGGCGTAGGCGGTGTAGAGCGGGACGAGCGCACCGCTCTGCTCGGCGACGAGCGAGCAGACCCCCGCGGTTGCCTCGCCGCACCCCGCGGCGAACAGCTCGGCCCGGCGCTGCGCCGGCTCGACGTACGCCGGCCCGACCGCGTCGGCGATCTGCCCCCACGTGTCCGTCTCGACCGGGACGCAGCCCGAGTCGGAGACCGAGCACTCCGCGAGGAGGCCGTCGAGCGTCGCGACGCCCGCCGTCTGCGCCTGCTGGACCTCGAGGATCGCCGGGTAGCTCTCGCAGAAGCCCGTTGCCAGCTCGGCCGCGGCCGCGACCTGCTCCTGGTACGCCGTGAGCGCCTCGGCATCGGCCGTGCGGCGGGCCTGGGCCTCGGCTCGGCCGGGGAACTCCTCGGGCACCTTGCCGAGCGAGACCTCGGGCGCGGCGGCGGCCGCGACGGTCGCGGCGTGCGTCTGGATCCGGTCGCACTCGGCGCGGAACGCCGCGACGCCGTCGGCATCGGCCGGGCTCGCCAGCGCGGCGAGGTCGATCGGCGGGGTCGCGAGCAGCCCGAGCGCGTCGGACTCCCAGGCGTCGAGGTCGGCGTTCGCCGTCGCGACCGCCTCCTCGTTCCACGCGGTCTGCTGGCTGCGCTGCCACACGAGCAGGGCGCCGAGGGCCACCGCGAGCGTCACGACGATCGAGATGAGCGCGGGGACGAACGAGCGGCGCTTGCGGGGACGAACGTGGGCGCGAGGGACGGTCACGGGTTCCACTGTGCCAGGCCACGCGTCGATCCGGGCCTCACCGGCCGGGCGTGGGGGAGAATCGACTCGTCCCACTGCCCCGCGAAGGACCCGAGATGACGAGCGCCGCCAGCGCACCCGAGACCCCCGAACCGCCCCAGACGCCCGCGACGGACGCGCCGCCGGCCTCGACGGCGGAGCCGACCCGTGCCGCCTTCACCCGGTACAAGGTGATGGCGTGGGTGACGGGAACGTTCCTGCTCCTGCTGTGCGTCGAGATGGTCCTCAAGTACGTCCTGCAGGTCAACGGCCAGGACCAGCCGGTCATCGGGAACTGGATCGCGATCGTGCACGGCTGGATCTACGTCGTCTACGCGGCCACCTGCCTGCAGATCTGGAGCGCCGCGCGGTGGGGCTTCGGCCGGCTCGTCGTCATGATCCTCGGCGGCATCGTCCCGGTGCTGTCGTTCGTGGTCGAGGCGCGGGCCGCGCGCTGGCCGCTCGTCGAGCGGACCGCCTACCCCGCATCGCCCTGAGCGCCGGCGGGCCGCCGGCGCCGCCTATCCTTGGTGCCGTGACGCAGACCCCGTCGGCTCCGGCCGTCCCGCAGGCCTCGAGCCACCGCCCCGTCCTCGTCGTCGACTTCGGCGCCCAGTACGCCCAGCTCATCGCGCGGCGCGTGCGCGAGGCGCGGGTGTACTCCGAGATCGTCCCGCACACGATGTCCGCGGCCGACATGCTCGCCCGCGACCCGGCGGCGATCATCCTGTCCGGCGGGCCCTCCTCGGTGTACGAGGACGGCGCCCCCGCGCTCGACCCGGCGATCCTCGGCGCCGGGGTGCCCGTCCTCGGCATCTGCTACGGCTTCCAGGCGATGGCCGCCGCCCTCGGCGGCGAGGTCGCCCGGACGGGTCGGCGCGAGTACGGCGGCACCGACGTCGACGTCTGCGAGGCCGGCGTCCTGCTCGCCGGCACCCCCGAGCACCAGAGCACCTGGATGAGCCACGGCGATGCCGTCCACGCGGCGCCCGACGGCTTCACGGTGCTCGCGACGTCCGACGGCGCTCCCGTCGCCGCCTTCGAGGATGTGCGGCGGCGGCTGTTCGGCGTCCAGTGGCACCCCGAGGTGCGCCACTCCGAGCACGGGCAGACCGTGCTCGAGCGGTTCCTCTACGACGGTGCCGGCCTCGCGCCCGACTGGACGCCCGGCAACGTCATCGCCGACCAGGTCGAGAAGATCCGCGCCCAGGTCGGCGCCGCCCGCGTCATCTGCGGGCTGTCCGGCGGCGTCGACTCGGCCGTGGCGGCCGCGCTCGTCCAGAAGGCGGTCGGCGACCAGCTCACGTGCGTGTTCGTCGACCACGGCCTGCTGCGTGCCGGCGAGGCCGAGCAGGTCGAGCAGGACTTCGTCGCGGCGACGGGTGTCAACCTCGTCGTGGTCGACGCCCAGGAGCGCTTCCTCGACGCGCTCGCCGGTGTCACCGACCCGGAGACGAAGCGCAAGATCATCGGCCGCGAGTTCATCCGCGTGTTCGAGCAGGCCGCGCGCGACGTCGTGGCGGCCGCGCACGTCGTCGACGGCGGCGCGGGTGCTGCTGGCACGGCCGACAGCGCCGCGCACCCCGTGGAGTTCCTCGTCCAGGGCACGCTCTACCCCGACGTCGTCGAGTCCGGCGGCGGTGAGGGCGCGGCCAACATCAAGAGCCACCACAACGTCGGCGGCCTGCCGGACGACCTGCAGTTCTCCCTCGTCGAGCCGCTGCGCGAGCTGTTCAAGGACGAGGTCCGGGCCGTCGGTCTCGAGCTCGGCGTGCCGGAGGTCATCGTCTGGCGCCAGCCCTTCCCCGGCCCCGGTCTCGGCATCCGCGTCATCGGCGAGGTGACCCGCGAGCGGCTCGACGTGCTCCGGGCCGCCGACCTGATCGCCCGCGAGGAGCTGACCGCCGCCGGGCTCGACCGGGACATCTGGCAGTGCCCGGTCGTGCTGCTCGCCGACGTCCGCTCGGTCGGGGTGCAGGGTGACGGCCGCACCTACGGTCACCCGGTCGTGCTGCGCCCGGTCTCCTCCGAGGACGCGATGACGGCCGACTGGACCCGCGTCCCGTACGACGTCCTCGCCCGCATCTCCACCCGCATCACCAACGAGGTTGCCGACGTCAACCGCGTGGTGCTCGACGTCACGAGCAAGCCGCCCGCGACGATCGAGTGGGAGTAGCCCGCCGTCGGCGGGTGAGCCGGGTGGGCTGGGACACGGCCGGGCTGCCATGAGGATCGTCCACGTCTCCGACTGCTTCGCCCCGCGGGTCGGCGGGATCGAGACCCAGGTCGGCGACCTCGCGGCCCACCAGGCGCGCGCCGGGCACGACGTCCACGTCCTGACGGCGACCGCCGCCCCGGCGGGCACGCCCGACCGGTACCGCGAGGTCGTCGTGACCCCCGACGGCGTCACCGTCCACCGGATCGCCTCGCGCTACGTCGCGGGTCTGCCGGTCCACCCGCGCGGCCGCACGCTCCTCGCGCGCGCCATGGCCGAGCTCCGGCCCGACGTCGTCCACGTCCAGGCCGGCGTCGTCTCGCCCTTCGCGTTCCAGGGGGCGCGGGCCGCGCGGGCCGCCGACCTGCCGCTTGCGATCACCTGGCACTGCATGCTCGACGGCGTCGAGCGCCCCCTGCGCGCGGGCGCGCGCCTGCTCGGCTGGGACGGGGAGAGCGCCGCGCTGTCCGCGGTCAGCGACGTCGCGGCGGCGCGCGTCGGGGAGGCGTTCCCGGTCGAGGGCCGCCCCGCCGAGGTCGGCATCCTGCCGAACGGGCTCGACCTCGACGCGTGGGCGCCGACGGACGGCGCCGACGCGGGCGGCCCGGGTGACGAGGACGGCCTCCCCGTGCGCCCGCTGCGGATCGTCGCGACGCAGCGCGTCGCCCCGCGCAAGCGCACGACGGAGCTCGTCGACGTGCTCGCGGCCGTGCTCGCCGAGCTCGGCGCGGGTGCCGTGAGGCTGACGATCGCCGGGGACGGCCCCGACCTCGCTCGGGTGCGCCGGCACGCGCAGTCGCGCGGCGTCGCGGGTGACGTCGACCTGCTGGGGCGCGTCCCGCGCGGTGAGCTGGCACGGCTGTACGCCGACCAGGACGTGTTCCTGTCCGTCGCCCGGCTCGAGGCCTTCGGCATCGCGGCGCTCGAGGCGCGCGCGTCCGGGCTGCCGGTCGTCGCGCTCGACGGGACGGGCATCACGTCGTTCGTCACGGACGGTGTCGACGGTCTGATCGCCAAGGACGACGCGGGGCTCGCCCGGGCCGTCGCGAGTCTCCTCACGACGCCGGGGCTGGCCGCGCGGCTGCGCCGGAACGCTCGTGAGCACCGACCGGCGGCGGGGTGGGACGACGTGCTCGCCGCCGCCGAGCGGGAGTACTCCCGCGCCCGCCGACTCGTCCGGTTCCGGCCGCGACCCTGACGCCGGACCGCCCCGATCACGGAGGCGGGCCGACGAGGACGACCTCGCGGGTCGTCCGGCGGGGCAGCCCGTCAGCGGCGGCGGACCGCGCTCACGATCGCGGCGAGGAGCAGTGCGACGCCCGTCGCGGCGAGCGCGACGATGGCCGCGAGCTGCACGTCGACCCGCCGCCCCAGCACCGCCATGACGAGGTAGGCGGCGGCGAGGATGACGAGCACGCCCCACACGACCGTCCCGATCCGCGGCCCGCGGGGGAGCGGGTCGGGCAGCGTCGACGGGTCGGGCTGGGCCGGCTGGATCGATGGGTCGGGCTGCGCCGAGGGGCTCGGCTGAACGGGCGGCACGGGCGCGGTCGCGGTGGCGTCCGCGCCGGTCGGCTCGGCCGGCATCGGCTGACCGAGCGGCGTCGGCCGGTTCTCGGGTGTCGGCTGGGTGCTCATGATGCCGCTCCCTGGATCGTCGCGTCGCCCGCACCGACCGACAGGTCGATGACGAGCCTCGGTTCGCCGTCCGGCCCGAACGGCACGGACGCCTGGCTCCGCAGCCCGTCGTTCGCCGAGCCGCTGACGCCGTCGACGTCCCAGTCGGCCGAGCCGGCGAACACGTCGACGTCGAGCAGGACGGATACGCCCTCGGGCACCGTGATGACCGCGTCGCCGGCCGTCACGTGCACGGGGACCGTGACCGGCTCGGCGCCGACCGGGGGCAGCGGGATCTGCGTGAGGTCGACCTCGGCGTGCCCGGCGACGATCTTGAGGCCGTCGCTCGCCTCGCGCGCCGTGACCGGGGTCCAGTCGGCGGTGCCGGCGACCGTGACGCCGGACGCGTCCCACTCCCAGCCGAGCGCGCTGTTCGCCGCCGCCGGCACGGCGATGAGCCCGACGACGGCGAGCAGGCTCAGCAGCCCGCCGCGCCGTCCGGCCAGCCCGGCGAGCACGATGCCGAGGCCGAGCACGCCGAGCACGACCGCGAGGACGAGCAACGCGCTCACCGAGATCGCGCCGGTGCGGTCGGCGATGAGCAGAGCGGCGGCCGTGATGCCCGCGAGACCGACGACCGAGGCGACGTACGCCGGGTTCGGGGCGGTGCGCGGCTTCGGGGCCTTGGGGGGCTTGGGCGGGCGCGGCGCCGCGACGGCCGCGGGCGGGGCGGCCGGCCCGAACCCCGCGTCGTGGACGCCGGTGGCGGTCGCGAACGACGCCACGGGGCCGGACGCGGCGGGGACCGGCGACTCGGGGGTGCCCCACGGGGCGGACGGGTCGCCGGTCGTGCCGGAGGCCGCCGACGTGCCGGACGGGTCGCTCGACGGTGCACCCGGCTGGGCCGGGCCCGGCTGGGCGCCGCCCGACGTCGGCCGGTGCTGCGACCAGAGCCAGACGGCGAGCGTGATGAGCGCGATCCAGCCGAGGCCCTTGCCGATGCCCCACACCCACGCGCCGGAGCTGCCAACGTCGAACGGGTCGAGGCCGATGAGCAGGAAGACGACGATGCCGAGGTCCGCCTGGTCGAAGGTGCCCTTGACCGCCTCCTCCGCGTGGATCCGGCCGTCGGGCTCGGGCAGCAGCGCCCAGGCGATGGCGTAGGCGATGAAGCCGACGCCGCCGAGCATCGCTGCCACGACGAAGAGGCCGCGCACCAGCAGCGGGTCGAGCCCGAGCCGCGTGGCGACCCCGCCCGCGACGCCGCCGACCCAGCGGTCGGAGGAGCGCGTGATGCCGAGACCGCGCGCCCAGCGCCAGATCGGGGCGAGCGTCTCGCGGCCGTCGCGCTGCGGCTGTTGCGACGGGTGCGGCTGGCCGGGGGACGGCGGCACCTGGCTGTCGGGGGTGGTGTTCTGGGACATGCCTCCAGCCTGCCGGGACGACGAGGCCGCCGCTATGGGGGGACCCCCGGATTCTCGGGCCCGGCGAGGGCCGGTGGGCGGCGGCGTCTCAGGGTTCCCCCTGGTCTCGACCCTGGGATCGGGCGGCCGGGCCGCCGCGGCCTGGTCGGTGCCGGGCGTCCGTGCGACGATCCCATGGTGACCGAGTCAGCACCCGAGCCGCGGGCTGCCCAGGCGAGTGCCGGGGCGACGCCCGCCCGCCCGCACGGCGACCGGTCGACCGCCGAGCCCGGGGCCTCGTCGCCGGCCGCATCCGCGACCCCGCCGACCCACGCGACCGCGGCGACGCCGACGACGCCGGTCCCGGACCCGACGGCGCCCGTCCCTGGCACGGACCCGACGTCGCCGACTCCGTCGCCGCAGCGCCCCCCGCTCGTCCGCCCGCGCCGGGGGCGCTGGGTCGGCGGCGTCGCGGCCGGGCTCGCGCGCCACCTCGGGATCGACGTCTGGCTCGTCCGCCTCGGCTTCGTCGCGCTGACCCCGCTCCTGGGCATCGGCGTCGTCGGGTACGCGTTCTGGTGGCTCACGCTGCCGGAGGAGGGCGACCGCTCGCCGGGCAGCGACCGGCCGACGGTCATGGCGCGGCTCGCCCGGCCGCTGCGGCAGAGCCAGGGCCGCACGCTCCGCGTCGGCGACATCGTCGTCGCGCTCGGCCTGCTCGCCGTCGCGGCGGTCCTCGTCGCCTCGCGCCTCGGCGCGCCGCCGGTGCAGGGCTGGATCATCCCGGCGCTGCTCCTCGTCGCCGGGGCGGCCCTCGTGTGGGGCGAGCTCGACGCGCGGCGCGGTCAGCAGACGACCGGGCGGGTGCGCGTGCTCCGCCTGGTCGGTGGCGTCGCGATCGCCGCGACCGCGATCGTCCTGCTCGTCGGCCAGCGCGCGGAGCCGGTCGTCGTCGTCCAGTCGGCGCTCGCCGCCGTCGCCGTGCTGGCCGGCGTCGCGCTCGTGCTCGCGCCGTGGTGGCTCCGGCTGGTCCGCGAGCTCGGCGACGCGCGGGCCGAGCGCGAGCGCGAGGCCGAGCGCGCGGACATCGCGGCGCACCTGCACGACTCCGTGCTCCAGACCCTCGCCCTCATCAAGACCCGCTCGACGGAGCCCGAGGTGATCCGCCTGGCCCGCGCCCAGGAGCGCGACCTGCGCGCCTGGCTGTACGACGACCGCGCGCCGGCGGCCACGTCCGTCGCGCAGCAGGTGCGCGAGATGGTGGCGCTCGTCGAGGACACCCGCACGCACGCCGACGGCAGCGCGCCCGAGGTCGAGACGGTCGTCGTCGGCGACGTCGTGCCGGACGAGGGGACGCACGCGCTGCTGCAGGCGACGCGGGAGGCCCTGCTCAACGCCGTGGCCCACGGCGCCTCGCCCATCGCGGTCTACGTCGAGGCGTCAGACGACGGGGTCGAGGTCTCCGTCCGCGACCACGGCGACGGGTTCGACCTCGACCACGTGCCGCTCGACCGGTTCGGCGTGCGTGAGTCGATCATCGGGCGGGTGCGCCGGCGCGGCGGTGACGCGAGCGTCGTCGCGATGGCCGACGGCGGGACGGAGGTGCGCCTGTACCTCCCGAGGCGGCAGGCTGATCCCGAGTCGCCGAAGCACCAGGGTCAGGGCGCCGGCCAGGGCGGTGCCGGTCACGGCAGCGGTCAGAGCAGCAGCAGTCAACGCAGTCAGGAGGCCGCGGCATCATGAGCGAGTCAGCGAGCGGCGCGGTGGGTGCCGCGGGCGAGCCGGTGAGCGTCGTCCTCGTCGACGACCACGACATGTTCCGCGCCGGGGTCCGGGCCAGCCTCGGTCCGGGCATCCGCGTCGTCGGGGAGGCCGCCGACGTGCCCGACGCGATCGCGGTGGTCCGCCGGACGCGGCCGGCGGTCGTCCTGCTCGACGTCCACCTGCCCGGCGGCGAGGGCGGGGGTGGCGCCGAGGTGGCGCGGGCCTGCGTCGACCTCGCGCCGGGGACGCGGTTCCTCGCGCTCTCGGTGTCCGACGCGGCGGAGGACGTCGTGGCCGTCATCCGCGCCGGTGCGCGCGGGTACGTGACCAAGTCGATCACACCGGCGGCGCTCGTCGACGCCGTCGCGCGCGTGGCCGGTGGCGACGCCGTGTTCTCCCCGCGGCTGGCCGGGTTCGTGCTCGACGCGTTCGGCGCCGCCGGCCCGGGCGAGGTCGAGGTCGACGACGACGAGCTCGACCGGCTCACGGCTCGCGAGCGCGAGGTCATGCGACTCATCGCGCGCGGACGCTCCTACCGCGAGGTCGGCGCCGAGCTGTTCATCTCGGTCAAGACGGTCGAGACCCACGTGTCGGCCGTCCTGCGCAAGCTCCAGCTCTCCTCGCGCCACGAGCTCACCCGCTGGGCGGCGCAGCGCCGCCTCCTCTGACGTCCCCGCGACGCCCTCAGAACAGGGTCGGTGCGACCGGCTCGCCCGGGACCGTCGGCTCCGGTCGCGCCAGTCCCCGCGAGCGGTCGGAGGAGCGGTCCAGGCCGAGCTGGCGCAGCAGGGGACGGACCCGACCGGCGAGCTCGGCGCGGTAGCCGCGGTCGGCCTGGCTCGTCCGCCCCGGGTAGAGCTGCCGGTAGCGCGGGACGAGGTCGGGGCGGGTCCGCTCGAGCCAGGCGAAGAACCAGGGCTTCACGTGCTCGCGCAGGTGCAGGGCGCCGTAGACGACCGACTGCGCCCCGGCGTCTCGGACGTCGAGGAGCAGCCGGCGCAGCTGGGCCGTCGAGTCGGTGAGGAACGGCAGGATCGGCATGACGAAGACGTCGCAGTCGAGCCCGGCCTCGCGCGCGGCGGCGACGGTGGCGAGCCGCGCGGCCGTGGTCGGCGTCCCCGGCTCGACGAGCTGCTGGAGGGCGGGGTCGCCGATCGCGATGGACATCGAGAGGTGGACGCGGACGCGCCCCGCCGCCTCGGCCAGCAGCGGCAGGTCCCGGCGCAGCAGCGTGCCCTTGGTGAGGATCGAGAACGGCGTGCGGCGCTCGGTCAGCGCCGCGATGATGCCGGGCATGAGGCGGTAGCGACCCTCGGCGCGCTGGTAGGGGTCGGTGTTCGTGCCGAGCGCGACGTGCTCGGGCGACCAGGACGGCCGCCCGAGCTCCCGCCGCAGCACGTCGGCGACGTTGACCTTGACGACGATCTGCGAGTCGAAGTCGCGCCCGGCGTCCAGGTCGAGGTAGCGGTGCGACCCGCGGGCGAAGCAGTAGACGCACGCGTGCGAGCAGCCCCGGTAGGGGTTGATCGTCCATCGGAACGGCATCGCCGACGCCGCGGGGACGCGGTTGAGCGCGCTCTTGGCCACGACCTCGTGGAACGTGATGCCGGGGAACTCGGGCGGGCGCACCGTGCGCAGGTGGCCGGGCATCGGAGCGACCCGCGCCAGGTCGAGCCCGGGCAGCGCCCCGTCGGACACCGGCGCCGACTCGCCGTCCCGCGCGGGGGCGAGCTCCTGCGCGCTCCATCTCATCGCCGACCTCCGTCCCGCGTGGTTCCCTCGACCCCGCGAGGGTGGCCATGCTGCCCCCGGGGTCCGACATCCACGCGGTTGGCGGATGGGAACACCAGTACGAGGACAGTCCCCCATCCGCGGTCCCCCTACCCGCGAGCGCGAGCGCGTCGTTCGCTGACCGCCTCCGCGAGCACGTCGAGCGCCTCGACCGTCGCCTCCCAGCCGAGGCACGCGTCCGTCACGCTCTGGCCGTAGACCAGCCCGGCCGGTCCGGCGGTCACGTCCAGCGGCTGCGCGCCGGCGACGAGGTGGCTCTCGAGCATGAGCCCGGCGATCGGCTCGTCGGCCGCGACCTGCTCCGCGAGCTCCGCCGCGACCCGCGCCTGACGGACGTGGTCCTTGCCGCTGTTGCCGTGGCTGGCGTCGACCACCACCCGGTCGACGAGACCGGCGTCGGCGAGCATCCGGGACGCCGCCAGCACGTGCTCGGTGGCGTAGTTGGGCCCGTCGGCGCCGCCGCGCAGGATGACGGACGTGTCCGGGTTGCCGGTCGTCGTGACGAGGCTGGCGCGTCCGTCGGCGCCGATCCCGAGGAAGCTCTGCGGGGCCGCCGCGGCGACGGCCGCGTCGAGCGCGACCTGGAGCCCGCCGTCCGTCCCGTTCTTGAACCCGATCGGCATCGACAGGCCGGACGCGAGCTGGCGGTGGATCTGGCTCTCCGTCGTGCGCGCGCCGATCGCGCCCCACGCGACGAGGTCGGCCGTGTACTGCGGGCTGATCGGCTCGAGGAACTCGGTCCCGCACGGCACGCCGAGCGCGGTGACGTCGCGCAGGAACGCCCGGGCGAGCCGCAGCCCGGCCTCGATGTCGTGGCTCCCGTCGAGGTGGGGGTCGTTGATGAGGCCCTTCCAGCCGACCGTCGTGCGGGGCTTCTCGAAGTACGTCCGCATGACGACGAGGAGGTCCTCGCGGTGCCGGCGCGCCTCGCGCGCGAGGCGCGCCGCGTAGTCGAGCCCGGCCGCCGGGTCGTGGATGGAGCACGGGCCGACGACGGCGAGCAGCCGGTCGTCGGCCCGCGTCATGACGGCGCGCACCTCGTCCCTGGTGCGCGCGACGAACGCCGCGCGCTCGTGGTCGACCGGGAGGTCGGCGGCGACGCTGGCCGGGCTCGGAAGAGGGGTGAAGGCGGCGACGTGGACGTCGGAGGTCGTGTCGGTGCCGGTGGTGCGCGTGCTGGTCATGGTCCCGTCCTGCTGTCGTGCTGGTGGTGGCAGGCGGACCCGACGCAGAGCCCGCCATACGGCGAGGGGCAGAGCATCAGCTCTGCCCCGTCGGCTCTGAAGGTGATGGTGGGCGCTAGATCGGCGCCGGCCCCTCCAGAGCCGACTCGACATAGACGTACCAACGCGTGATCACGCAGAGCAGGCTAGCCCACCCCGGGCGGTTCGGCGGCCAGCGGTGGCTCGAAGTGCCTCCGGCTGCCCCGCGCCGGGTAAGGCTCGACTCGCCTGACGGGTCGGGATTCGCGACGTACCGTCATCTCATGAGCACCGTCGTCGGAGTCCTCGTCGTCCTGCACCTCCTCGGCTGGGCCATCGCGCTCGGCGGGATCCTCGTCTCGATGAAGGAGCCGAAGATCGCGGGCGGCGTGCTGCACGGGCTGTACCTGGCGCTGGCGACGGGTCTGCTCTTCGCGGCGTTCGCCGGCATGGCCTCCGACACCTGGTACCACCCGCTCGACTACGCCAAGATCGGCGTCAAGCTCGTCATCGCGCTCGTCGTCGTCGCGATGGGGATCGTCGGGAAGAACCGGCCCGAGAAGGTGACCAGGGGCTACCTCGGGGCGATGGCGGGGCTGATCGTCGTCAACGTCGCCATCGCCGTCCTCTGGCGATGACCCCGGCCGACCCAGCCGCGCCGGCCAGCCCCGCGCCGACCCGCATCGCGGTCGTCTCGGACGTCCACGGCAACGTCACCGCCCTGGCGGCCGTCCTCGCCGACATCGAGCGGCGCGGGATCGACCGGATCGTCAACCTCGGCGACACCGTCGGCAAGGGCCCGCGCGGCGAGGCGGCCGTCCGGCTGTGCCGCCGGGCCTGCGAGGTGAACGTCCGCGGCAACTGGGACGACTTCCTCCCCGGTCAGCCCGACGACGCTCCCGAGGAGCTGCGCTGGTGGCGCGACGAGCTCTCGCCCGAGAGTCGCGCCTGGCTGGTCTCGCTGCCGCTCAGCCACGACCTGGAGCTGAGCGGGCGGCGGATCCGCCTGTTCCACGCCTCCGCCACGAGCCCGCACGTCCGGGTGCACGCCCACCACACGCCGGAGCAGTTCGCCGGCATGTTCGTCAACACCGAGATGACGGGCGACGGGCCGGAGCCGGACGTCGTCGGGTACGCCGACATCCACGACGCCTACCTCGAGACGGTCGACGGGCGGACCCTGTTCAACGTGGGGAGCGTCGGGAACCCGCTCGACGAGCCGACGCCGAGCTACGTCGTCCTCGAAGGGACACCCGGACCGGCGCCGGCGCCGTTCGAGATCCGGTTCGTCCGGGTGCCCTACGACGTGGAGGCCGAGATCGCCGTGGCGCACGAGCTGCGGATGCCGACCCGCGAGGTGTGGGCCGTCGAGCTGCGCACCGCCGTCTACCGCTCCCGCCAGCCCTGACGGATCCGGCCGGCACCGCGCGATGCGGTGCCGGCCGGGGTCGGGGTCGGTGGGGCCGAGCGGGCCGGCGGGATCAGCGGCCCAGCGCCTCGCTCAGCTTGACGCGGTTGCCCATCCGCAGCAGCGACCCGGTGTAGATCCGCGCGGCCAGCATGACGACGAGGCCCGTCGTCGCGGCGAGGATGCCGAGCGAGAGCACGGGCTCCCACCACAGCGCCTCGCCGAAGAAC includes:
- a CDS encoding LuxR C-terminal-related transcriptional regulator yields the protein MSESASGAVGAAGEPVSVVLVDDHDMFRAGVRASLGPGIRVVGEAADVPDAIAVVRRTRPAVVLLDVHLPGGEGGGGAEVARACVDLAPGTRFLALSVSDAAEDVVAVIRAGARGYVTKSITPAALVDAVARVAGGDAVFSPRLAGFVLDAFGAAGPGEVEVDDDELDRLTAREREVMRLIARGRSYREVGAELFISVKTVETHVSAVLRKLQLSSRHELTRWAAQRRLL
- a CDS encoding Rv2578c family radical SAM protein — translated: MRWSAQELAPARDGESAPVSDGALPGLDLARVAPMPGHLRTVRPPEFPGITFHEVVAKSALNRVPAASAMPFRWTINPYRGCSHACVYCFARGSHRYLDLDAGRDFDSQIVVKVNVADVLRRELGRPSWSPEHVALGTNTDPYQRAEGRYRLMPGIIAALTERRTPFSILTKGTLLRRDLPLLAEAAGRVRVHLSMSIAIGDPALQQLVEPGTPTTAARLATVAAAREAGLDCDVFVMPILPFLTDSTAQLRRLLLDVRDAGAQSVVYGALHLREHVKPWFFAWLERTRPDLVPRYRQLYPGRTSQADRGYRAELAGRVRPLLRQLGLDRSSDRSRGLARPEPTVPGEPVAPTLF
- a CDS encoding 3-deoxy-7-phosphoheptulonate synthase; protein product: MTSTRTTGTDTTSDVHVAAFTPLPSPASVAADLPVDHERAAFVARTRDEVRAVMTRADDRLLAVVGPCSIHDPAAGLDYAARLAREARRHREDLLVVMRTYFEKPRTTVGWKGLINDPHLDGSHDIEAGLRLARAFLRDVTALGVPCGTEFLEPISPQYTADLVAWGAIGARTTESQIHRQLASGLSMPIGFKNGTDGGLQVALDAAVAAAAPQSFLGIGADGRASLVTTTGNPDTSVILRGGADGPNYATEHVLAASRMLADAGLVDRVVVDASHGNSGKDHVRQARVAAELAEQVAADEPIAGLMLESHLVAGAQPLDVTAGPAGLVYGQSVTDACLGWEATVEALDVLAEAVSERRARARG
- a CDS encoding metallophosphoesterase family protein; the protein is MTPADPAAPASPAPTRIAVVSDVHGNVTALAAVLADIERRGIDRIVNLGDTVGKGPRGEAAVRLCRRACEVNVRGNWDDFLPGQPDDAPEELRWWRDELSPESRAWLVSLPLSHDLELSGRRIRLFHASATSPHVRVHAHHTPEQFAGMFVNTEMTGDGPEPDVVGYADIHDAYLETVDGRTLFNVGSVGNPLDEPTPSYVVLEGTPGPAPAPFEIRFVRVPYDVEAEIAVAHELRMPTREVWAVELRTAVYRSRQP